One Takifugu rubripes chromosome 19, fTakRub1.2, whole genome shotgun sequence genomic window carries:
- the LOC101064349 gene encoding methyltransferase-like protein 7A, which translates to MTLLMQVCTLVVNVLCLPLHLIHAVGLYKLYKHVMPVCLYRISKMYNKKMHDKKKELFRSLAEFKPPGRQLTLLEIGCGTGTNFQYYPNGCKVICTDPNPQFHRYLTKGMEDNDHLTYDRFVVASGEDMGAVQDNSVDAVVCTLVLCSVDSVTQTLREVHRILRPGGAFFFMEHVVANPSTWSYFFQHVFQPVWYYFGDGCLVTRETWKNLEAAGFSELKLRHIEAPLMFMIRPHIVGYAVK; encoded by the exons ATGACTCTCCTGATGCAGGTCTGCACCCTGGTGGTCAACGTGCTGTGCCTGCCCCTCCATCTGATCCACGCCGTCGGCCTCTACAAGCTCTACAAACATGTCATGCCCGTCTGCCTGTACCGAATATCCAAGATGTACAACAAAAAGATGCACGACAAGAAGAAGGAGCTGTTCCGGAGCCTGGCCGAGTTCAAGCCCCCCGGTCGCCAGCTGACGCTCCTGGAGATCGGCTGCGGCACCGGGACCAACTTCCAGTACTACCCGAACGGCTGCAAGGTGATCTGCACCGACCCGAACCCGCAGTTCCACAGGTACCTGACCAAAGGCATGGAGGACAACGACCACCTGACCTACGACAGGTTCGTGGTGGCGTCCGGGGAGGACATGGGGGCCGTCCAGGACAACTCGGTGGACGCGGTCGTCTGCACCCTGGTGCTCTGCTCCGTGGACAGCGTAACGCAAACTCTGCGTGAGGTTCACCGCATACTGAGACCC GGTGGCGCCTTCTTCTTCATGGAGCACGTGGTTGCCAACCCCTCCACCTGGTCCTACTTCTTCCAACATGTCTTCCAGCCTGTCTGGTACTACTTCGGAGACGGTTGCCTGGTCACTCGGGAAACCTGGAAAAACCTGGAGGCGGCCGGATTCTCTGAGCTCAAGCTGAGGCACATCGAAGCCCCGCTCATGTTCATGATCAGGCCTCATATCGTGGGCTACGCTGTGAAATAG
- the LOC101076983 gene encoding methyltransferase-like protein 7A → MKSCFMKICRCVCDVLTLPLMLMQISGLWAPYKRLFPLMAFNITFSYNRKMHKNKRELFRNVAAFASADGTLRLLEIGCGSGANFKFYPDGCTVICTDPNPHFHQYLRRSMDANAHLTYEEVAVVSGENMEEFEDESMDVVVGTLVLCSVQNVPQVLREVRRVLKPGGAFYFLEHVVSDPSTWTYFFQHVLERLWFYLMDGCRITRATWADLEGAGFSQIHLQRVDAPEVTVLIRPHIMGYAIK, encoded by the exons ATGAAGTCGTGTTTCATGAAAATCTGCAGGTGCGTGTGTGATGTTTTGACTCTGCCGCTAATGCTGATGCAGATCTCGGGTCTGTGGGCTCCGTACAAGCGGCTCTTCCCCTTAATGGCCTTTAATATCACGTTTTCCTACAATcgcaaaatgcacaaaaacaagaGGGAGCTTTTCCGGAACGTGGCGGCCTTCGCGAGCGCAGACGGTACCCTCCGCCTGCTGGAGATCGGCTGCGGCAGCGGGGCGAACTTCAAGTTCTACCCGGACGGCTGCACCGTGATCTGCACCGACCCCAACCCGCACTTCCACCAGTACCTGCGCAGGAGCATGGACGCGAACGCGCACCTGACCTACGAGGAGGTCGCGGTCGTCTCTGGTGAGAACATGGAAGAATTCGAGGACGAGTCCATGGACGTCGTGGTCGGCACCTTGGTGCTGTGTTCGGTGCAGAACGTCCCGCAGGTCCTGCGGGAGGTCCGCCGCGTCCTCAAACCC GGTGGTGCCTTCTACTTTCTGGAGCATGTGGTCTCAGATCCCTCCACCTGGACCTACTTCTTCCAGCATGTGCTGGAGCGCCTGTGGTTCTACCTCATGGATGGATGCCGGATCACCAGAGCCACCTGGGCAGATCTGGAGGGAGCCGGATTCTCCCAGATTCACCTACAACGCGTCGATGCCCCAGAGGTCACTGTGCTGATCAGGCCTCACATTATGGGATATGCCATTAAGTGA
- the atf1 gene encoding cyclic AMP-dependent transcription factor ATF-1 — translation MSLGGSSVAVVQLPGGQFQVQGVIQSAQPSVIQSPHGHAAQAAGSDSEDSQDSSDSGATTQKTREILARRPSYRKILNELSSEEVAHAEGKNNSPTSTGVTVPSTSIYQTSTGQYIAISANGTIQLATSGSEGIHGLQAVTMANSGGSHQGTTVLQYAQTPDGQQILVPSNQVVVQGAGGELQTYQIRTATASSSLPQTVVTNSPVGLSQLKLDDPTVKREIRLAKNREAARECRRKKKEYVKCLENRVAVLENQNKTLIEELKTLKDLYCVKTG, via the exons ATGTCACTGGGTGGATCCTCTGTAGCTGTTGTTCAGCTGCCCGGAGGTCAGTTCCAGGTTCAGGGAGTGATCCAGTCTGCACAGCCGTCTGTCATCCAGTCTCCTCATGGACATGCGGCCCAG GCTGCTGGATCAGACAGCGAAGACTCTCAGGACTCATCGGACAGCGGGGCGACAACTCAGAAAACCAGAGAGATCCTAGCAAGACGGCCCTCGTACAG AAAAATCCTAAACGAACTTTCGTCTGAAGAGGTGGCACACGCTGAGGGGAAGAACAACAGTCCAACTTCCACAGGTGTTACTGTACCCTCAACTTCCATCTACCAGACCAGCACCGGCCAGTACA TTGCTATATCTGCTAATGGTACGATCCAGCTGGCAACGTCAGGATCCGAAGGCATTCATGGCCTGCAGGCTGTTACCATGGCGAACTCTGGTGGAAGTCACCAAGGTACCACGGTGCTCCAGTACGCCCAGACACCTGACGGGCAGCAGATACTGGTCCCCAGCAACCAAGTTGTGGTTCAAG GTGCAGGAGGAGAGCTGCAAACATACCAGATCCGCACAGCGACCGCCTCCAGCTCGCTGCCTCAGACCGTGGTCACCAACTCCCCCGTCGGGTTGTCTCAGTTAAAGCTGGACGATCCAACAGTGAAGAGAGAAATCAGGCTCGCCAAAAACAG aGAGGCCGCCCGCGAGTGCAGACGGAAGAAAAAGGAGTACGTGAAGTGTCTGGAGAACCGCGTAGCCGTTCTCGAAAACCAAAACAAGACTTTGATCGAAGAGTTGAAAACGTTAAAGGACCTTTACTGCGTCAAAACGGGATGA